In the Sebastes fasciatus isolate fSebFas1 chromosome 20, fSebFas1.pri, whole genome shotgun sequence genome, one interval contains:
- the LOC141758868 gene encoding uncharacterized protein LOC141758868 isoform X1 encodes MMNTGVSLYPEQEQRDDSEPGTQDESNWETPEQKFRIQQLHNRRFLLLKMKHFKKKAEDNGVWTTEEMTCEDSDQLCELEAIQKELDELLAKKELLEKKGNRSELRANEGQQDAYNSETPRGGIYTLPPAQLTQEDIPLEGRVKTKPVAERPTDPVVPADSLGRTPAVTKCPSCEEVIITETRSRVGEASWMLCFLCTLTGCVAGCCLIPFCVKRMRNVHHRCPRCQANVHTHRPF; translated from the exons ATGATGAACACAGGCGTCAGTTTATACCCAGAACAAGAGCAGCGGGATGACTCTGAACCCGGTACCCAGGATGAATCCAACTGGGAGACACCGGAGCAAAAGTTCCGCATACAGCAGCTTCACAACAGGCGTTTCCTTCTGCTCAAGATGAAGCATTTCAAAAAGAAGGCAGAGGACAACGGCGTCTGGACCACAGAGGAAA tgaCCTGTGAGGACAGCGACCAACTGTGTGAGCTGGAGGCCATCCAGAAGGAGCTGGACGAGCTGCTGGCTAAAAAGGAGTTGTTGGAGAAAAAGGGAAATCGCTCCGAACTCAGAGCAAATGAAG GTCAACAGGACGCTTATAACTCTGAGACACCCCGTGGAGGGATCTACACGCTACCGCCTGCCCAGCTGACACAGGAGGACATTCCACTGGAGGGGAGAGTAAAAACTAAGCCTGTAGCAGAAAGACCAACAGACCCAGTCGTTCCAG CGGACAGTCTGGGTCGGACACCAGCAGTCACCAAATGTCCATCCTGTGAAGAGGTCATCATCACAGAAACCCGCAGCAGAGTGGGCGAGGCTTCGTGGATGTTATGCTTCTTGTGCACCCTGACAGG GTGTGTCGCAGGCTGCTGTTTAATCCCTTTCTGCGTGAAGCGTATGAGAAACGTCCACCACCGGTGTCCCCGGTGCCAGGCAAACGTACACACCCACCGGCCATTCTGA
- the LOC141758868 gene encoding uncharacterized protein LOC141758868 isoform X2 — translation MMNTGVSLYPEQEQRDDSEPGTQDESNWETPEQKFRIQQLHNRRFLLLKMKHFKKKAEDNGVWTTEEMTCEDSDQLCELEAIQKELDELLAKKELLEKKGNRSELRANEGQQDAYNSETPRGGIYTLPPAQLTQEDIPLEGRVKTKPVAERPTDPVVPGNLGRTPAVTKCPSCEEVIITETRSRVGEASWMLCFLCTLTGCVAGCCLIPFCVKRMRNVHHRCPRCQANVHTHRPF, via the exons ATGATGAACACAGGCGTCAGTTTATACCCAGAACAAGAGCAGCGGGATGACTCTGAACCCGGTACCCAGGATGAATCCAACTGGGAGACACCGGAGCAAAAGTTCCGCATACAGCAGCTTCACAACAGGCGTTTCCTTCTGCTCAAGATGAAGCATTTCAAAAAGAAGGCAGAGGACAACGGCGTCTGGACCACAGAGGAAA tgaCCTGTGAGGACAGCGACCAACTGTGTGAGCTGGAGGCCATCCAGAAGGAGCTGGACGAGCTGCTGGCTAAAAAGGAGTTGTTGGAGAAAAAGGGAAATCGCTCCGAACTCAGAGCAAATGAAG GTCAACAGGACGCTTATAACTCTGAGACACCCCGTGGAGGGATCTACACGCTACCGCCTGCCCAGCTGACACAGGAGGACATTCCACTGGAGGGGAGAGTAAAAACTAAGCCTGTAGCAGAAAGACCAACAGACCCAGTCGTTCCAGGTAa TCTGGGTCGGACACCAGCAGTCACCAAATGTCCATCCTGTGAAGAGGTCATCATCACAGAAACCCGCAGCAGAGTGGGCGAGGCTTCGTGGATGTTATGCTTCTTGTGCACCCTGACAGG GTGTGTCGCAGGCTGCTGTTTAATCCCTTTCTGCGTGAAGCGTATGAGAAACGTCCACCACCGGTGTCCCCGGTGCCAGGCAAACGTACACACCCACCGGCCATTCTGA